Proteins encoded in a region of the Methanobrevibacter millerae genome:
- a CDS encoding glycosyltransferase family 39 protein, which yields MGFNIEFNNKNKDIVGKFFFTLSFIILIYMLVTPLDHLILHVDEYFTLTLINFDVSEMIRLTAADVHPPLYYLILKFAMTAFGYFGVSSHSIYAVRVVSIIPYAIIMVISYVKIRKDYGWLTAGLFMFSLGVMSQFFFYFLIARMYSWAILFMLIAFIYTKEIYTKGNFKYWAIVTIASVLCAYTHYFAAISAVCLFLILIYYVLTKNRSQIKNLCISIVAGVLLYSYWISTLFAQLNVIHHGFWVPRITVNSLIEDLGYYAYCNNIFFAVIAILILIAIIYMYKKQLKEKYTVDNFYLLTGLGVYVGTILIALIVSLTYKPVLLARYLIPAAAVLWLSISILINKIEDKKIMMYSFALVCLLLIVGTGYMISTNFTMYDEGMAKENLFNEITQDENASLILARPNGVIYFLDFSDRVDTYCIKYTYVFDKTMEKLHENFNFTDTSEKDIPGLVINNTDRHFYLVNIMTWGDLNLTTQINKTTLLSDQGIEISRLTVNESEIKKTIN from the coding sequence ATGGGCTTTAATATAGAATTTAATAATAAAAATAAAGATATTGTTGGAAAGTTTTTTTTCACATTAAGTTTTATAATACTTATTTACATGCTTGTAACCCCACTTGACCATCTCATACTTCATGTTGACGAATACTTTACACTGACACTTATTAATTTTGATGTAAGTGAAATGATACGCCTCACTGCAGCGGATGTCCATCCCCCATTATATTATCTGATACTTAAGTTTGCAATGACTGCTTTTGGCTATTTTGGAGTCTCTTCCCATAGCATTTATGCAGTAAGGGTGGTTTCAATAATTCCATATGCAATTATCATGGTTATTTCATATGTTAAAATCAGAAAAGATTACGGATGGCTGACTGCAGGACTCTTTATGTTCTCACTTGGTGTCATGAGCCAGTTTTTCTTTTATTTCCTGATAGCAAGAATGTACAGCTGGGCAATTCTTTTTATGCTTATAGCTTTTATCTATACAAAGGAAATTTATACTAAAGGAAATTTCAAGTACTGGGCGATTGTTACGATTGCATCTGTGTTATGTGCATATACACATTATTTTGCAGCTATTTCTGCAGTGTGCCTTTTTTTAATCTTAATATATTACGTGCTTACTAAAAACAGGAGCCAGATTAAGAATCTTTGTATTTCTATAGTGGCAGGGGTTCTTTTATATTCCTATTGGATTTCGACTCTCTTTGCTCAATTAAATGTTATTCACCATGGGTTTTGGGTTCCTAGAATTACAGTTAATTCACTTATCGAGGACTTAGGATACTATGCATATTGCAATAACATCTTCTTTGCAGTTATTGCGATTCTGATCCTGATTGCTATCATATACATGTATAAAAAGCAACTGAAGGAAAAATACACTGTGGACAACTTTTATCTTCTAACAGGTCTTGGAGTTTATGTTGGAACAATATTAATTGCTCTGATAGTGTCTCTCACATACAAGCCGGTCCTGCTTGCAAGGTATTTGATTCCTGCAGCAGCAGTTCTATGGCTTTCAATTTCAATTCTAATAAATAAGATTGAAGACAAAAAGATAATGATGTATTCATTTGCTCTTGTCTGTCTGCTTCTGATAGTGGGAACAGGATACATGATAAGCACCAACTTTACGATGTATGATGAGGGAATGGCTAAAGAAAACCTCTTCAATGAAATCACTCAGGATGAAAATGCCTCACTTATACTGGCCAGACCGAATGGAGTTATATATTTCCTGGACTTTTCCGACAGGGTAGACACATATTGTATCAAATATACCTATGTCTTTGATAAGACTATGGAAAAGCTGCATGAGAACTTTAACTTCACGGATACATCGGAAAAAGATATCCCCGGCCTTGTCATAAACAATACTGACAGACATTTCTATCTGGTCAACATAATGACCTGGGGAGATTTGAATTTAACTACACAAATCAACAAGACCACACTGCTGTCTGACCAGGGAATTGAGATATCCAGACTTACAGTCAATGAATCTGAAATCAAAAAAACAATAAATTAA
- a CDS encoding GtrA family protein, with amino-acid sequence MISDWIKIDRELILYVVFGAFTFFVNLISYFFFANILGINYLVSNAIAWFLSVLFAYITNRTWVFESKSPHILKEMSLFFSGRIFSGVVDMILMYAFIDLLVFDSSISKIVVQVIVIILNYIFSKLIVFKD; translated from the coding sequence ATGATAAGTGATTGGATAAAAATTGATAGGGAACTAATATTGTATGTGGTTTTTGGAGCTTTCACGTTTTTTGTTAACCTCATAAGCTATTTTTTCTTTGCAAATATTTTAGGCATCAATTATCTGGTTTCAAATGCTATAGCATGGTTTTTATCAGTACTTTTTGCATACATAACCAATCGAACTTGGGTGTTTGAAAGCAAAAGCCCGCATATCCTCAAGGAGATGTCTCTCTTTTTCAGCGGCAGAATATTTTCCGGTGTTGTGGATATGATTTTGATGTATGCATTCATAGATCTTCTCGTGTTTGACAGCTCAATATCAAAAATTGTCGTTCAGGTAATTGTAATAATTTTAAACTACATATTCTCAAAACTGATTGTATTTAAGGATTAG
- a CDS encoding glycosyltransferase family 2 protein produces MNLLSVVVPCYNEEESLEFFLDEIQKTLADYNYEVIFINDGSEDSTLEKIRNLANSNPNVKYISFSRNFGKESAIYAGLVNATGNLICLIDADLQHPPYLIPEMIDAISEGYDVAAAKRVSKKGEPFFKTLGSRFFYRLFNSISSMKLIPGATDYRVMTRQVTDAVLQLSEYNRFSKGIFQWIGFETKWIEYENIERVAGETTWSVWKLFMYSIEAITSFTTLPLTISIYLGFIISVLAFIYLLIIIIKYLLYSDPVQGFATTMCTILLLGGIQLISIGILGKYLKNTYNETKNRPIFIVKETNINDK; encoded by the coding sequence ATGAATTTATTGAGTGTAGTTGTACCGTGTTATAATGAAGAGGAATCTCTCGAATTTTTTTTAGATGAAATTCAAAAGACGTTAGCAGACTATAATTATGAAGTCATATTTATAAACGACGGTTCCGAAGATAGTACTTTAGAAAAAATAAGAAATTTAGCAAATTCAAATCCAAATGTCAAGTATATTTCATTTTCAAGAAATTTTGGAAAGGAATCTGCAATCTATGCAGGTCTTGTTAATGCCACAGGCAATCTGATATGTCTAATTGATGCCGACCTTCAGCACCCGCCATACCTCATTCCTGAAATGATTGATGCAATTTCTGAAGGTTATGATGTTGCAGCAGCAAAAAGGGTTTCAAAAAAGGGAGAACCTTTTTTCAAAACATTAGGGTCCCGTTTCTTTTATAGGCTATTTAATTCCATTTCCAGCATGAAACTGATACCTGGAGCAACCGATTATCGTGTTATGACACGCCAGGTCACCGATGCAGTACTGCAGTTGAGCGAATACAACAGGTTTTCAAAAGGAATTTTTCAATGGATCGGCTTTGAAACAAAGTGGATAGAATATGAAAACATTGAAAGGGTTGCTGGAGAGACAACATGGTCAGTTTGGAAACTGTTTATGTATTCCATTGAGGCCATTACTTCATTTACTACACTTCCTCTTACAATATCAATATACCTGGGATTCATAATTTCAGTGCTTGCATTCATTTACCTGCTGATTATTATAATAAAATATCTCCTATATTCAGACCCTGTTCAGGGTTTTGCAACAACAATGTGTACAATATTGCTTTTGGGAGGTATACAATTGATTTCAATCGGAATATTAGGCAAGTACCTGAAAAACACATACAATGAAACAAAGAATCGTCCGATTTTCATAGTTAAGGAGACAAATATTAATGATAAGTGA
- a CDS encoding DUF3089 domain-containing protein gives MQNEKQNYKVTNLVGVPTDYSDENNWAILPENTDQDVDTFFIYPTVYNNPEPDAPKIVPVEDPMLRANVNDFYLDIPVLFEEMTNLYEPFYRQSNLSAFSGMTYDEIIEFQSREQRTDLYAALDYFFEYYNNGRPFILAGHSQGSLMIKIVLRDYFKEHSEYLNRMVAAYAIGFSITPDDLKANSALKFAEGPDDTGVIVSWNTEGPENKNEKNGVVLENAISINPLNWKRDNTYAPPSENIGDRIPIMEPGSDEVSEFKVHKPGLADAQIDLERGVVVCTTLAEGYIKSFTPETENIFGPASLHEHDYAAYWDNIRENVNTRINAFLDK, from the coding sequence ATGCAAAATGAAAAACAGAATTATAAAGTTACGAATTTAGTAGGAGTTCCTACTGATTATTCTGATGAAAACAACTGGGCAATTCTGCCTGAAAACACAGACCAAGATGTAGATACATTTTTTATTTATCCGACTGTGTATAACAACCCTGAACCTGATGCTCCAAAAATTGTTCCTGTCGAAGACCCTATGCTTCGTGCAAATGTGAATGATTTTTATCTTGATATACCTGTACTTTTTGAGGAAATGACAAATCTTTATGAGCCTTTTTATCGTCAAAGCAATCTTTCTGCATTTTCAGGAATGACATATGATGAAATCATTGAGTTTCAGTCTCGTGAACAGAGGACAGACCTTTATGCTGCATTAGACTACTTTTTTGAGTATTATAATAATGGACGTCCATTTATTCTTGCAGGACACTCTCAGGGATCTTTAATGATTAAGATTGTGCTGCGTGACTATTTCAAAGAGCATAGCGAATATCTAAATCGTATGGTAGCAGCTTATGCGATTGGATTTTCTATCACACCAGATGATTTAAAAGCAAATTCCGCTTTGAAGTTTGCCGAAGGCCCGGACGACACTGGCGTGATAGTATCATGGAATACAGAAGGGCCTGAAAATAAAAACGAAAAAAATGGTGTCGTTCTTGAAAATGCCATTTCAATCAATCCTTTGAACTGGAAAAGAGATAACACTTATGCACCTCCATCTGAAAACATAGGTGACCGTATTCCTATTATGGAGCCGGGAAGCGATGAAGTATCCGAATTTAAAGTTCACAAGCCTGGTCTTGCAGATGCACAGATTGACCTTGAAAGGGGTGTAGTGGTCTGTACTACTTTAGCTGAAGGATATATAAAATCTTTCACACCTGAAACAGAGAATATATTCGGACCAGCAAGTCTTCATGAGCATGATTATGCCGCATATTGGGACAATATTCGTGAAAATGTTAATACAAGGATTAATGCATTTTTAGATAAATAA
- a CDS encoding HepT-like ribonuclease domain-containing protein — protein sequence MSDEFKERYDNIPWRDIKGMRNITTH from the coding sequence TTGTCTGATGAGTTTAAAGAGAGGTATGATAATATTCCTTGGAGGGATATTAAGGGTATGAGAAATATTACTACTCATTAA
- a CDS encoding tetratricopeptide repeat protein — translation MDFNKLYVIPIIFLVFFYCSKGLSLEYIIILLIFTLIFVYIIIQYFFDNKLVNYITFLVLLLNCFLSFFNNDWLIFIIMIILLVYLLFFKIGDILYNLANLFYNRANNISLMFCNLAMKFGVNQSDIFKMKGDILLEKEDYEGAFECYKHVLYFENDSNTINDIAVSLEYMKKYDEALNYYDNSLNINPNNVLTLNNKAILLIKLKKYDEALSILNKVLNIDENNITAMENRKKIINKIK, via the coding sequence ATGGATTTTAATAAATTATATGTTATTCCAATTATATTTTTAGTTTTTTTCTATTGTTCGAAAGGTCTTTCTTTAGAATATATTATCATTTTATTAATTTTTACATTAATTTTTGTTTATATTATCATTCAGTACTTTTTTGATAATAAATTAGTAAATTACATTACTTTCTTAGTTTTGTTGTTAAATTGTTTTCTTTCATTTTTTAATAATGATTGGTTAATTTTTATTATAATGATTATATTATTAGTTTATTTATTATTTTTTAAAATAGGAGATATTTTATACAATTTAGCTAATTTATTTTATAATCGTGCGAATAATATTTCTTTAATGTTTTGTAATTTGGCAATGAAATTTGGTGTTAATCAATCTGATATTTTTAAGATGAAAGGAGATATCTTATTGGAAAAAGAGGATTATGAAGGGGCTTTTGAATGTTATAAACATGTTTTGTATTTTGAAAATGATTCAAATACTATTAATGACATTGCGGTATCATTAGAATATATGAAAAAATATGATGAAGCATTAAATTATTATGATAATTCATTAAATATTAATCCCAACAATGTATTAACATTAAATAATAAAGCAATACTTCTGATTAAACTAAAAAAATATGATGAAGCATTATCGATATTAAATAAAGTTTTAAACATCGATGAAAATAATATAACTGCTATGGAAAATAGAAAAAAAATAATAAATAAAATTAAATAA
- the cas1 gene encoding CRISPR-associated endonuclease Cas1 gives MLDSIKASKINDITIIGKGYVTFDALNLMAENNIKLIAINPRGQLTYTLESPDAANVKLKKAQYDLSENSIGIRISKELIISKMKNQKATLTTLNKNKQLKRVYSHHLKIDEYISQLDDLTINGNNELLKMTIMGLEGKASNEYWAAVKYFVPKEIGFSSRTKKPTDLLNSMLNYGYAILASEITKSILLNGLDPYCGFLHFDMNNRTSLTFDLIEPFRQQIVDKTIIGLVNRKQVTLNDIDKRNNTIKLEARKIIIKKILSKIYSTITYDGKIISYSDLIRKQSKKIVDVLLNGDEFKGFYLHW, from the coding sequence ATATTAGACTCAATCAAAGCCAGTAAAATTAATGACATTACCATTATTGGAAAAGGTTATGTTACCTTTGATGCACTAAATTTAATGGCTGAAAATAACATTAAACTAATAGCTATTAATCCACGTGGACAGCTTACATACACTCTTGAATCGCCAGATGCAGCAAATGTCAAACTCAAAAAAGCACAATATGATTTGAGTGAAAACAGTATAGGTATCAGAATTTCAAAGGAACTTATAATATCAAAAATGAAAAATCAAAAAGCGACATTGACAACGCTTAACAAAAATAAGCAACTAAAAAGAGTTTACAGTCATCACCTAAAAATAGATGAATACATTTCACAATTAGACGACTTGACAATTAATGGAAATAATGAATTATTGAAAATGACCATTATGGGACTTGAAGGAAAAGCATCAAATGAATATTGGGCAGCAGTTAAATACTTTGTACCAAAAGAAATTGGTTTCAGCTCAAGGACAAAAAAGCCAACAGATCTGCTCAATTCAATGCTTAACTATGGTTATGCAATACTCGCATCAGAAATTACAAAAAGCATATTATTAAACGGTCTTGATCCATACTGCGGATTTCTGCATTTTGACATGAACAATAGAACTAGTCTGACATTTGACCTGATAGAACCATTCAGACAACAAATAGTGGATAAAACAATAATCGGCTTGGTTAACCGAAAGCAGGTAACATTAAATGATATTGACAAAAGAAACAATACCATAAAACTTGAAGCAAGAAAAATAATAATTAAAAAGATTCTCTCAAAAATCTACTCAACAATCACATACGATGGAAAAATAATTAGTTACAGTGATTTGATTAGAAAACAGAGCAAAAAAATTGTTGATGTATTATTAAATGGTGACGAATTTAAGGGATTCTATTTGCATTGGTGA
- the cas2 gene encoding CRISPR-associated endonuclease Cas2, whose protein sequence is MYMLASFDCKFKSNRENIENIFQHYGLRKIQSSLYAGNLNNDERKDLCENISKIIREYDNVLIIPICQSCYSKKEICGRKIKFRDELFRVY, encoded by the coding sequence ATGTACATGTTAGCCAGTTTTGATTGTAAATTCAAAAGCAATCGGGAAAATATTGAAAATATCTTCCAGCATTATGGACTTAGAAAGATTCAAAGTTCATTATATGCAGGAAATTTGAATAATGATGAGCGTAAAGACCTGTGTGAAAATATATCAAAAATCATTCGGGAATATGATAATGTGTTGATAATTCCCATATGTCAGAGCTGCTATTCAAAAAAGGAAATATGCGGCAGAAAAATCAAGTTTAGGGATGAGCTTTTCAGGGTGTATTAG
- a CDS encoding DUF2828 family protein, giving the protein MFNLIQKELEKQDNYSRTENFAIGYKSTGSALVDINYKISSLRQRDEEEIIKLFDKAFEENREYALKWLFFARDIREGVGERRLFRICYKRLLKLDDDAFQKNLDNISEYGRWDDLISLIGISSNADEYIIRIIKEQLDEDLDNFNHNKPISLLAKWLPSENASSTSTKIMAKRIIRLLGMTPRKYRLMLSDLRAYSNVVEVKMSSNEWNNIDYEKVPSLANLKYKNAFMRHDENRRLEYLKSVEKGESKINMHVATPVDIVSRYSLGYHGIRDYDETLELAWDNLKDIMVEDTLVVADGSGSMTMHVSGNTMALDVANALAVYTSEHNSGVYRNKYITFSSKPQFVEFKESDSLKTKLEIALKHDEVANTNIEAVFDLILAIAVDNDIPQEEMIKNILIISDMEFDMAQGGWFGEDNTLTRPLFEVIEKRYKDAGYSLPKLIFWNVNSRTQTIPLTENELGVALVSGFGQNVLKMVMSSKYDPYEVLVETITGPRYAQIKC; this is encoded by the coding sequence ATGTTCAATTTAATCCAGAAGGAATTAGAAAAGCAGGATAATTATTCCAGGACCGAAAACTTTGCAATAGGATATAAGTCAACAGGTTCCGCATTAGTAGATATCAATTACAAAATAAGCAGCCTTCGCCAGAGGGATGAGGAAGAAATTATAAAGTTGTTCGACAAGGCATTTGAGGAGAACAGGGAATATGCATTGAAATGGCTGTTCTTTGCAAGAGACATCCGGGAAGGTGTTGGTGAAAGAAGACTATTTAGGATATGCTACAAAAGATTGCTGAAACTCGATGATGATGCATTTCAAAAAAATCTCGACAACATATCAGAATACGGAAGGTGGGATGACCTCATATCCCTGATTGGCATAAGCAGTAATGCCGATGAATATATTATCAGAATCATTAAAGAGCAGTTGGATGAGGATTTGGATAATTTCAACCACAATAAACCTATTTCACTGCTTGCAAAATGGCTTCCAAGCGAAAATGCAAGCAGCACAAGCACAAAAATAATGGCTAAAAGAATCATAAGATTATTGGGAATGACTCCGCGAAAATATCGTCTTATGCTATCTGACCTGCGTGCTTACTCAAATGTCGTGGAAGTTAAAATGTCCAGCAACGAATGGAATAACATTGATTATGAAAAGGTTCCGTCACTGGCAAATCTCAAATACAAGAATGCCTTCATGAGACATGATGAAAATCGAAGATTGGAATATCTGAAATCCGTTGAAAAGGGAGAAAGTAAAATCAACATGCACGTTGCAACTCCGGTAGATATTGTCTCAAGATATTCACTGGGATATCATGGCATCAGGGATTATGATGAAACATTGGAATTGGCATGGGACAATCTGAAGGACATAATGGTGGAGGATACACTGGTTGTTGCTGACGGAAGCGGAAGCATGACTATGCATGTCAGTGGAAATACCATGGCGCTTGATGTTGCAAACGCTCTGGCAGTTTATACCTCCGAACACAACAGTGGAGTATACAGAAACAAGTATATTACCTTTTCAAGCAAACCCCAATTCGTTGAATTTAAAGAATCAGACAGTTTGAAAACCAAACTTGAAATTGCCCTGAAACACGATGAAGTGGCCAATACCAATATCGAAGCTGTATTTGATCTTATACTGGCCATTGCAGTTGACAATGACATTCCTCAGGAGGAAATGATTAAAAACATTCTTATCATTTCCGATATGGAATTTGACATGGCACAAGGAGGATGGTTTGGTGAAGATAACACTTTGACAAGACCATTATTTGAAGTTATTGAAAAAAGATATAAAGATGCCGGTTACTCTTTGCCGAAACTGATATTCTGGAATGTGAACTCCCGCACACAAACAATACCCTTGACAGAAAATGAATTGGGTGTTGCACTGGTATCGGGATTCGGTCAAAACGTGCTGAAAATGGTAATGAGTAGCAAATACGATCCTTATGAAGTTTTAGTTGAAACCATTACTGGTCCAAGATATGCCCAGATAAAATGCTAA